The following proteins are encoded in a genomic region of Athene noctua chromosome 9, bAthNoc1.hap1.1, whole genome shotgun sequence:
- the LOC141963754 gene encoding carbohydrate sulfotransferase 5-like has protein sequence MARIRIPSTIVILFVMVQTGFLLFMYARYSSFMPRSEEKPSQVHILILSSWRSGSSFVGQLFSQHPSVFYLMEPAWHVWVTMYQNSAKVLHMAVRDLVRSVFLCDMSVFDAYMPWKRNLSDLFQWAVSRALCSAPACDSFQRTDITSEMACKTLCGRYPFSKVEEACKTYSHVVIKEVRFFDLKVLYPLLTDPSLNLKIIHLVRDPRAVVKSREQSVKALARDNGIVLSTNGTKVEDSKYKVMQEICRSHVQIYETATLKPPNFLKDRYLMIRFEDLVRDPLSEISEMYKFADLSLTPMLKSWIYNITHGQGPGKKKEAFKITSRDAVSVSQAWRNVLSFQKIKKIQEVCRGAINMLGYQLVDSEKEQRDLSLDLVLPRRQNQFSWSSFNSKH, from the coding sequence ATGGCAAGGATTCGGATTCCTAGCACAATCGTTATACTTTTTGTTATGGTTCAGACTGGATTCTTACTCTTCATGTATGCTCGGTACAGTAGCTTCATGCCTCGGTCTGAGGAGAAACCATCTCAAGTCCACATCCTCATTCTCTCCTCCTGGCGGTCAGGATCTTCTTTTGTTGGTCAACTTTTCAGCCAGCACCCCAGCGTCTTCTACCTGATGGAGCCCGCCTGGCATGTGTGGGTTACGATGTACCAGAACAGTGCTAAGGTCTTGCACATGGCAGTGCGGGACCTAGTCAGGTCGGTCTTTCTGTGTGACATGTCTGTATTTGATGCTTACATGCCTTGGAAAAGAAACTTATCCGATCTTTTCCAGTGGGCAGTGAGtcgggctctgtgttcagctccTGCTTGTGACTCCTTTCAACGTACTGACATAACCAGTGAAATGGCATGCAAGACTCTTTGTGGACGGTACCCCTTCAGCAAAGTGGAGGAAGCCTGTAAAACTTACAGCCATGTTGTCATCAAGGAGGTTCGATTCTTTGACTTGAAGGTCCTCTACCCCCTTCTCACTGATCCATCCCTGAATCTCAAAATTATCCACTTGGTCCGTGACCCCAGGGCAGTCGTCAAGTCACGGGAACAATCAGTCAAAGCCTTAGCCCGTGACAATGGAATCGTTTTGAGTACCAATGGCACTAAAGTGGAAGATAGCAAATACAAAGTAATGCAAGAGATTTGTAGAAGTCATGTTCAGATTTATGAAACAGCTACCCTAAAACCACCTAATTTCCTTAAAGATCGCTATTTAATGATCCGTTTTGAAGATCTGGTCAGAGATCCATTATCAGAAATCTCTGAAATGTATAAATTTGCAGATCTTAGTTTGACCCCCATGCTCAAAAGCTGGATCTATAATATCACACATGGACAgggaccaggaaaaaaaaaagaagccttcaAAATCACATCTCGAGATGCAGTTAGTGTTTCACAGGCCTGGAGAAATGTTCTTTCcttccagaaaataaagaaaatacaggaagtTTGCAGAGGTGCTATAAACATGCTTGGCTATCAGCTGGTGGAttcagaaaaagaacagagaGATCTGTCATTGGACTTAGTGTTGCCAAGACGACAAAATCAATTCAGTTGGTCATCATTTAATTCAAAGCACTGA